The Oryza glaberrima chromosome 5, OglaRS2, whole genome shotgun sequence DNA segment GTTGCTTTATTTACTTGCTCTCTTTTTGCAATTTATGCTGTTCACATTTAGTGTCTAGGTCAACTGTGCACACAAATGTTGTGCTTGTTTCTCTTACTATGCTATTATGTTTTGCTAGACACACAAAAACTGTTTGGTAGTGAGCTAACCTGTATGTCTTCTCTGCAATGAATTAATTCAGTTGCATGCCTTTGGTTTGTATTAGAATGCTGATCTTGCCAGTaacaatttttcttttgcagaaCAAGGATGTCACCGAAGCGATTCAGAAAGTTGCTGCTGCTTATGACTGCAAAATTGTGGAAGGAGTTCTCAGCCATCAGCTGAAACAGTTTGTCATTGACGGTAACAAAGTTGTACTTAGTGTGTCCAATGCTGATACGAAGGTGGATGATGCTGAATTTGAGGAAAATGAAGTGTATGCAATTGATATTGTCACCAGCACTGGAGAAGGGAAGGTGAGAATAGCTGCTTTTGTTTGAAGGATTGTCTtctgtttgctttttttttttttacatttttttttaattacgaCGCACAGCCCAAGTTATTGGATGAGAAGCAGACCACCATCTACAAGAGAGCTGTAGACAAGAATTATCACTTGAAGATGAAAGCATCTAGGTTCATTTTCAGTGAGATAAGCCAGAAGTTTCCTATCATGCCCTTCACTGCTAGGTTGCTACAATAACGCTTACTTCAGACGCACCTTTTTGTTTACTATATTGTAACTTGCATTTTGAATTGTCACAGGGCATTGGAAGAGAAGCGTGCACGCTTAGGTTTGGTGGAATGCATGAATCATGAATTATTGCAGCCGTACCCTGTCCTTCACGAGAAGCCAGGTATACATATCATCGCTCTAGGTGTTGAATACTGTAGAATTTTGGCAATTGTTCTGCcttgtttttttatgagataAGCCTTGGGGCGAGTACAAATCTGTATCCTCCTTTTGAGATTATTTGTGTTTATTTGTACAAACCGCTTCTGTTGATTACTGCTACATGCCATATTTCTCGTTTCTAGTGGTTGTATTAATAGTTGGTTCTTTGTGCAGGCGACCTTGTTGCACACATCAAGTTTACTGTGCTTCTGCTGCCATCTGGTTCACAGAGGGTAACATCGCATTCACTTCAGGAGTTGCAGCCCACTAAATCCATTGAAGACAACGCTGAGATCAAGGCATGGCTTGCTTTGGGgacaaaaacaaagaagaaaagtggtggaaaaaagaagaaaggttTGTCCTGTTCTTTGTAACACAATTTTACTGGTTTTTTTGTATTTAAGTTGCCTCACCTGGATGGAACCTTCAACTCACCTAACTACCATTTTGTCATCTACAGGTAAGAAAGGAGATGCAGCAGAAGCAGTGCCTATGGAGGAGGGTTCAAATGATGCAAACAAAGAATAACTGATTGTTCTTTTGAATTGCTTCCGTTAGTTTTGTACTTGCTCCACTGCATCTGATGCTATTATATCACATTCAGTTGTGGAAAATCGAGTACTTTTTCAAACTTCCTGGGAAATGATCCGTCCTGCTGCACACTCATTGTCACATGAAAGCACAAAATGATGATTACCTATGATGTGTGTGATTGTTGGCCTTCTTTGCTGCCTAACTATGAGTTAAATCTACTGTCGAGGTATGGTGCGATGtccggtattttggtacatagAGGTGGCTGCAGCTTCAAATAATGTGATGAAGTAATTGCTAATGGTATTCGATGCAAATGATAGGTGCTTTATCTATTTCAGTATTTGCGTTATTTTGTTTATGAATTCACACGAGTTGTCACTTGTCAAGACGCTGTCGGAAAAAATCACTTAGTTGAAAAGTGTTAAGTGCAATTTTTTAGATATTGCATTGGTAATTGTTTAATTTTCTCTTTAGGACTGACGAGGAGTCCGTTGATCTAGTTGAGACGGGCATAATTCtttcatcatcttttctttAGGATTGAAGAACGTCAGTAGCTCAGACAACCATACATACCAATTCTAtgttcatcttttcttttgGAACAAGAGGCTTTGCCATTCATTTCTTGCATGTATTCGACGCAGGGAGGGACTTCCCTAAACGGCTAATAAGTCATCAGTAACCGTTTAGGAACCGCTACCAATGGTCGTCCTTATGCTGGTGGATAACTAAACATCGTCCTTATGCTGGTAGAAAACTAAACAGAATCTATTTCACATGTTAATCTTTCTTCCCCACTAGAATACAATCTCACACCCTCGTACGAATTTGTCAACCCATGTAGTGCAGGTACACACTTcacgaaatttttttatttatacattttttttattaaaatatttacaaaaataatttttatatttcaaaaatttacaaatctaatcgTGTGCCGCCCTTTGGGAGTGCCAAAGGGTGGCAAGGGatctaaatgcaaattttccaGCACAACTTGTTAGCTCTatgattttacaatttaaaattatattatataaagtcagatgaaataaaactttatatcaaaattgtagagctcaagGAGATCTACAAAGTACTTTGTagttaacaactttttcatttaatatgttttagatatccaaatattcgttacaaaatataaaacatattttaaaaaatctcagatctacattTCAAACAATATTGAatggagataaactttatataaaagttgtagatcttaaTGAGATCTATATCTTTGTAGTTTAtcacttttccatttaaaatcatttagagtatcgaataagcattattaatttttaagcaattaaaacCGATGGAAAGGGtttgaacacaaataaaaattttgcatttaggtcccttgccgccctctggaagggcgatttttaaaaatcgccctcccaaagGGCGGCAAGCGATTAGATTTATAAATTttcgaaacaaaaaattaattttgtaaatattttaataaaaattgtataaataaaaaaattccacaCTTCATTAtatagaatgtgtcacattcaattctagattcgttttttatgtgAGAGATGGAGTATCCACCACACATCTTTGACGTTGTATGGTTGACTTCACTATGGTGTAGGGGAGCAAGAGAGGTCACCAACTAGTGCTTGGTGTGGGAAATCAGGCATGGGAGCTTGTCGAAGATATGCTGGTGTGGCCAAGGTGCTCGTTGTCATGGTGTGGGCTCGCATCAGCCAATAGCGGTACAAGTTATAGCGATGTGGCATGCCTTTCTTCTCTAGTGGGGAAGGGAGGAGACCGATTTCTTGTAACTGTTGGGTGGTTGGCTCAGAAGGAGAAGCCAGAGATTTAGTCActgaagatgaggaagaagctAGATCTAAGTAGGtatattttttgatttttttttatggttgagCTAATATATCTTGATGTTTCACATGTgtttgaaaaaggttttaacTGGAGGTAAAACGATGTTGCATTTGTTTGAAATATGTACAATTTTACGATTTTACGATTCTTTTGATGTTTGTTTTTGATGTTTCACCGATGATAGGAAAATGTCTCAACTATGTTTAGGCAATGTTGTATTTTTTGCTACAATTTTGTCTAGTGATgaaatatttctatataaagtGATGAAACAACTGTCAATTTGCCGTTGTGTCCCACTTTACCACACACACTAATATACTACttcataaaattattttttttgttcgatTATCGAACGTTGGAATTGAACATTGGTTGAGGTACTTAGTGATATGGGAAGTGCGACATGTGATTAGCGCATGATCAAATAAGTGTATTATAAATATGCAAAATGGATTCATTTGGTTTCTAAAAATAACTtctataaagttttttttaaaaaaaatacactctccatctcaaaatatagcaaactTCTAAGTTCTaaaatatgtcccaaaataacACCTAGCTTCAAAAGTGCACTTTTTACTATGTAATATACAAATCCTACCCTTGCCTTGTTTTCTATAACAAGCCAAGACATATTAATGCGGGGTAGTATAGTTGTTTTTACCCGCCTCCTTAATAATTGTGCTCAACTCTAAAAATTACGTAGTACTATATTTTAGAGCGGGTGAAGTATTGTCTAGCAGCTTGAGACTCACGATAAACAAACCAAAAGAGAAGGTCATTCCAATAGCCAAAACAAACGATATCTGAATCTTATAAATACGAGGAGCGCTCCAAATTTATAATTTGAATCTGTATTGAATGGTtctattaatattaatataaagcTCAAGCGGAAACATTAGTGCCATGGAGTGGTCAAAATTAGCCATTGCTTTGCGTTTCTAAATATCTGCTTACCTTACCATCATATACTTCTAAGTATCGTATTGGTAGCGATGATCTAGACCATTATTTATTATGCTCTAAAGTTCAGAATCTACATAGATTTTTGGTAAATAATAAAGCTAAGTATTAAGTGTTACAGAGTATACCTCCATCCCACGATATTTAAATGGAATACAGTGATATACTctatctgttttatattataagaggcttttgattttttttttctaaatcaaacTGCTTACCAAGTTTATCGAATAATGTAGCAGCTCTTACAATGTTCCATTAAATcgaacattgaatatattttagttttatagTTTTATGTTATTTGCTATTAAAAATTGCTAcattttattacaaatttggCCAAACTTATATAATTTAGACTTCAAGAGAGTCAAAataa contains these protein-coding regions:
- the LOC127774798 gene encoding ERBB-3 BINDING PROTEIN 1, with the protein product MSSDDEVREEKELDLSSSDVVTKYKDAADIINNALKLVVSLCKPKAKIVDICEKGDSYIREQTGNIYKNVKRKIERGVAFPTCVSVNNTVCHFSPLATDEAVLEENDMVKIDMGCHIDGFIAVVAHTHVIHDGAVTGKAADVLAAANTAAEVALRLVRPGKKNKDVTEAIQKVAAAYDCKIVEGVLSHQLKQFVIDGNKVVLSVSNADTKVDDAEFEENEVYAIDIVTSTGEGKPKLLDEKQTTIYKRAVDKNYHLKMKASRFIFSEISQKFPIMPFTARALEEKRARLGLVECMNHELLQPYPVLHEKPGDLVAHIKFTVLLLPSGSQRVTSHSLQELQPTKSIEDNAEIKAWLALGTKTKKKSGGKKKKGKKGDAAEAVPMEEGSNDANKE